The genomic stretch AATACTAAGCCAAAATTCATTACTGTGTTCCCTGCCTATGCCATAGGTAGAGAGGTCATGGTGATTGTGTTCGCGGATCCGAGCAGTATTAGCACCACGCAGTAGATCAACGATATAGCCTAAACCAAAACGCTGCTCTGCACGATATATGCAAGAGAGTGCTTGCTGAGCTACAACGGTGCCATCAAATTGTTTCGGCGGATTTAAGCAAATATCACAGTTTCCGCAGGCTTCACGTTGGTACTCGCTAAAATAGTTCAAGAGAATTTGGCGGCGGCAAGTTTGTGCTTCGGCAAAGCTCGACATGGCTTGGAAACGCTGCTCTTCAACCCGGCGGCGCTGTTCATCAGGAATGTCTTCAAAAAAACGTTTAACCCGGCCGATATCAGCGGGGTCGAAGTACATTACGGCTTCTGCGGCTAAGCCATCACGACCGGCGCGACCGGTTTCTTGGTAATAGGCTTCAATGCTTTTGGGAATATCGTAATGCACCACAAAGCGTACATTTGGCTTATTAATGCCCATACCAAAAGCTACGGTCGCAACAACTATTTGGATGTCATCGCGGGCAAAGCGGTTTTGCACAAACTGGCGCTGTTCGTTATCAAGGCCAGCATGATAACCCGCGGCGTTATAGCCAGATTCAATCAAGCGCTCTGCGATATCGTCTACGCGCTTGCGACTGCCACAGTAAATAATGCCACTTTGTCCTTTTTGTTCTTTTAAGTAGCGGAACAGCTGTGATAAAGGCTTAAACTTTTCTTCAATGGTGTAACGAATATTGGGCCTATCAAAGCTACCGGTATGAATAAATGGCGCACGCATATCAAGCTGCTGGACGATATCTCGCCGAGTAGCTAAATCCGCCGTGGCGGTGAGGGCCATAAGTGGCACCGCAGGGAAATATTGTCTGAGCTCTTTTAAACGAAAGTAGTGAGGGCGAAAGTCATGTCCCCAGTGCGACACACAGTGGGCTTCATCAATGGCAAATAAAGCAACATTGCAGCTGCTTAAGCGCTCTATAAAGTCTCTTTGCAGTGCTTTTTCTGGTGCCACATAGAGTAACTTTACCGTACCCTGCTGGAGCCCTTCATAGGTGGCTCTTTGCTGCTCCCAAGCAACGCTATTATTAATATACTCCGCCGCCACACCTTGCGCTTTTAGCTGTGCTACCTGATCTTGCATTAATGAGATTAAGGGGGAAATAACCACTGTAACCCCTTCAAACAGCAGGGCTGGAACTTGATAACAAAGTGATTTCCCCCCCCCAGTGGGTAACAGCACAAGGGTATCCTGACCAGCAAGACTGGACTGAATAATTTCTAGCTGACCATCACGAAAGGTACTGTAACCAAATACATCTTTGAGTACCGTTTTAGGGTCTTTAGTTGGGGCGTCTAAGAGTGTTTCCATTGCCGCCATTCTAGAGTTTTTTTTATTTATTGTCTTTGCTTTTTGTCGCGAGAGGGGTCGGACTGCTGTTTATTTAACCGCACGACTGAGTGATGTAATGACCCACGCTTTATCTAAGTTTAATGGCTTGGTGTTTTATTGATGGTATAATTGCAGTTCTCTTTGCAACTCCTGCCAAGGTCGACATGTCGGTAATTGATGAACAAAACAAGGGGCACCTGCTCGCCATTCTTGCCTTTTTAATGTGGGGCTTAGCACCCATTTATTTTAAACAACTTATTCATGTGGATGCGATTGAGATCTTAGTGCACAGAGTGATTTGGTCTGTATTATTTATTATGTTAATAGTATTGGCAAAAAAACAGTGGCCTAAGATTGTCGCAATTGTTCGACAGCCAAAACTATTGGCAATGCTAACGCTCACTGCCTGTTTGCTGGGGTTCAACTGGGGACTCTTTATCTGGTCGGTGAATAATGGCTTTATGCTCGATGCCAGTTTAGGGTATTACATCAACCCGCTATTAAATGTATTGCTAGGCATGTTATTTCTTTCTGAGCGTCTGCGCCGCGCACAAAAGTTTGCTGTGGTGTTGGCTATAGTGGGTGTGGTGTTGCAATTAATCAGCTTTGGCTCTTTCCCTGTTATTGCGTTTTCATTGGCGGGCTCTTTTGCCATTTATGGTCTATTGCGAAAAACCCTCGCGGTTGAGTCTTTACCTGGGTTACTGATTGAGGCATTGATCTTGAGTCCCATCGCACTAATGTACTGGTGGTGGGTGGAGCCCAGTGCCACAAGTAATTTGTATGCCAACAACTGGTATACGAATGCATTACTAATAAGCGCCGGAATTGTGACTACCTTGCCGTTACTTTGCTTCACTGCAGCTGCAAAGCGGATCCCCTATACCACATTAGGTTTTTTCCAATACATTGGACCCAGTCTAATGTTTATTTTGGCGGTGGTGTTATATGGCGAAGCCTTTGATACTGAGCGGGCGGTTACCTTTGCTTTTATATGGAGTGCACTGGCGATGTTTAGCCTTGACTCATACCGCGATAGACGTAAACGCTTAGCCAATAAGACGGTTTCGTCCTAACTCTTTAGCTTGATAAAGGTTGATATCGGCTTGCTTAACCAAGCGGTCGATATCACTGCTGACCTCATCACTAAAACCAATTGAAATGGTAAAGGTTATATCTTTATCGGTAAAACTCGCGCTATTGTCGGCAATATAGGCTCTAAAAGCTTCCAATCTTTCGAGACAAGCGTCTTTATCTTCAGTTGCAAAGAACACCGCAAACTCTTCACCACCTAAGCGAGCCATTAAGTCTTGCTGAAAATACTGCTTAAAAGCACGGCTAAAGGCTTCTAACACGGCATCGCCATAATCGTGACCATAGTTATCATTAACCAGTTTAAAATGATCAATATCAAGCATGGCGATGGCACTTGATTGCTGCTGCTTAGCCCTTTGATGCAGTGCTTTTCTAACTGTAGCAAAGAAATAACGACGATTAGGTAACTCTGTAAGGTAATCTGTATTGGCTTGTTTGCGGATGGTCTGAATATGCTCGAGCATGTCGACGTTTTGACTTAAGCGACAATAAAACTCTTCGGCATTAAATGGTTTTCGTAAGTAATCGTTAGCGCCATTTTTAAGAAAGCGCGTTGACAGGTGGTCTGTATCGACCCCTGAAACACCAATAATCGCTTTGTCATCATCGGTATATAAGCGCCTGATCTCTGAGCAGAGTTCTTCTCCGCGCATATTGGGCATTTCACTGTCGGTAATAATAACCGAAATATCTGTGTGTGCCTTAAGCACTTCGAGCGCTTCGATGCCGTCAGTGGCCTCGAAGACTTGGTATTTGTGACGTTTCACTAAAGTTGAGATGTATTGTCTTGCCGTCGCTGAGTCATCAACAATAAGTATCTTGACGTTTTCATTTCTAGGCAATCGCTCCAATTGGCGGCGCAAATAGTGGTAAGCCTGTTTATTCTCTTTAGTGATGTAATCAATGATAGGGTACTGTTCAACCGTTTTACGTGTTTGGCTCTCCAGGTTTCCCGTCATGACTATAGTAGGGATATTGGCTTTGATAGTGCAGGGGATTGCTTCTCCACGAGGGGCGTCGGGCAATATAAAGTCAACTACTGCGCAAAAATATTGGTTTTGTTTGATTAACGCCTCAGCTTGGGCTCGAGACTCGGCTATATCGGCATGATAGCCGGCACTGGTGGCTATATGCTTTTGTACTCTGGCAATTGTTGGGGTGTCTTCAATGATTAAGATTTTTCGAGTCACAATCTTCGCCAATCACTAATGTTTTACTAATTCTTAACGCATATAAAAGTAAAAGCAATGCTAGTGTAGAAAACTTATTAAAAAGTCATAACAATCTATGATGATATTGCGCAAAAAATGCTAAAAAAACGGGCTCTTTTAAAGAGCCCAGTTATTAAGTTATCCAGTGATAAGCGCCATTACAGGTCATCATCAATGTCAACACTGACGGCCACACTGGTGTCGTTTTGCACCTTTGAACGACCAAATAAAGTATGAAATTTAGTTTTACAGGTTGTTAGCTTTAAATATTTAGCCCAAGCTTTTTCCACAGCATTGGTAGGAACAGAGGCACCATCCATCACTTGAACAAATTGCAGCTGAAAACTGTTTTGCGGTTCTTGTGCTTTGCTGTATAAGCTTCTTAGCGTTACACCACATTGCTCAAGAATTTCAGCTTCTTGTAAAGTGAAATGACCGCTGCGACCAAATCCACGGGGGAAGTTGGCGTCATCATAAAATGCTTTAGGGCTTGTGAAAGCGTGTTTCAAAGTGGCTAGATTATGATCCATAACAAAGTCCTCAAGGGTTACTTGGCAGGAGTATGGATCAAGAATTGAATTTTAAAAAATGAGTTTTTTTTATCGTCAGGAAGAAAAATGGACATAGATCTATTAAAAACTTTTGTCGAGGTGGTACGCACTCGCCATTTTGGTCGTGCCGCCGAGAATTTATACATTACTCAGTCGGCAGTGAGCTTTAGGATCAGGCAGTTAGAACAGAGTTTGGGAGTGAATTTGTTCATTCGCCAGCGCAATAATATTCAATTAACTGCCCCTGGAGAGCGGCTACTTCCTCATGCAAAAATGATTTTAACGGGCATGCAGCGTGCTAAAGTAGACGTGGCCCTGGCTAATAATATGCACAAACAGGTGTCACTCAGTGGTACGGCAAACATATGGGATGCTTTCTTACAGTTTGGCATTAATCATATTGTCTCGGCGATGCCAGGGGTTTCTTTAGTGGCAGAAATAAAAGCACAACAAGAAAGTACCCGGCTACTGTTGGAACGCACCTTGGACGTGGCGGTGCTTTTTGATCCCCCCAAGGTCGATGAGCTGGTGGTAAAGCCCATTCGTAACTTGGCGATAATACCGGTCAGCACTTTTGATAAGGTCTCCAAAGCCGAGTTTTTCGACAACCAATACGTTTATGTTGATTGGGGCACGGCGTATTCACTGTGGCATGCGAAGCAATACTCAGGCAGCAACCCTCCTTACTTCAGAACCAGCACGGGAAGGATTGCTTTAGACCTCATATTACAATGTGGTGGCTCTGCCTTTGTTCCAGAAGTCTTGGCGCAAGATGCCATTGCCAAGGGGCATCTATTTTTAGTGGAGGAAGTAGAGCAAAACGCAAGGGAAGTATTTGTTGCTTACCACAAAGACAACGAACAAATAGAGCATATTGAAACCATTGTTAGTCTTCTGACTGAGGTAAAATAACCCTGTTCCCAAAATTAAGATGAATCTTTTATGACGCTTAGTTTAACTTTGGGTGTCAGTTTATTTTCAGAAATATTGTCGATGTAATAATTCTGTCATTTATCAATGTCAAAATTCGCGTGTTTTAAAATTACGTGTTGCGATATTGAGGAAATACACATGAAACTAACTAAGACTGCTTTAGCTTTATCTCTTCTAGGCGCGTTCGCTTTCCAAGCCAATGCTGAAGTTGACGTTTATGGTAAAGCAAATGTTTCTGTTCAATCATCTGATGATGGTGCAGGCTCTTTCACAGAGATCAAGAGCAATGCTTCTCGCCTAGGTTTTAAAGGGTCTGAAAAGTTAGATTCTGGCTTAGAGGTTATTTATAAACTTGAATTCCAAGTGGATGTTTCTGACGCCGATTCGAAAGGCGATAAGGATAATATTACAGCTCGTAATCAGTATGTTGGTATTAAGGGTAACTTCGGTCAGGTTGTTGTAGGGCGTAATGATACCGCGTTGAAACAATCTCAAGGTAAAATTGACCAGTTTGGTGACCTTGAAGGCGATATCAAAGTTTTATTCAAAGGCGAAAACCGCTTAGGCAACTCAATTTCTTATCAGTCTAACAGCTTAAATGGCTTCCGCATTTTAGGAAGCTATATTGCAGAAGATAAAGAAGAAGGTGAAAACGGCTTATCGACAGCACTTACTTATGGCGATGGTAAATTAAAGAACTCTTCTATTTATGCTGCAATTGCGGTTGATAGCGAAGTAAAAGGGTATGATGCGGTGCGTATGTCTGTTCAGGGTAAGCTGGCTGACTTTAAACTAGGTGCAATGTACCAAACACAAGAGAAAGTAGACGGCACTGCTGAAGCGGACGGCTACATGTTAAATGCAGCTTACAAACTAGGTAGCAGTACCTTGAAGGCGCAATACCAAGTTATTGACTTTGATAGTGGTGATAAAGTGGATGGTATTTCACTAGGTGTGGACTACAAACTAGCGAAAAACGCAAAAGTGTATGGTTTCTATTCTACCTTTGATGCCGATAACCAAGTTGAGAAAGATTACTTGGGCGTAGGTGTCGAATACAAGTTCTAAAATTAACCAACACTGGTTAAATTAAGATAAAACACCTGCCATTAGCAGGTGTTTTTGTATCTAAACTAGGCGTTCTGTACTAATTGTGTTCGAACAACCTATTTTTCTAAGTTTTCTTTAAAAAAGGGGTTGCATCGTTTTCGATTCTCCCTATAATGCGCACCCACTGACACGGCGGACTGCTTACAAGCAAGCAATCAAACGAGTCAGGTGAGTCAAGTAAAACTTAACTTTGAAACTTGCGAAAGAAATTCAAATCGATAATCGAAGTGATTAAGTGTTGACAACAAAGTGGGGTTGAGTAAAATGCACAGCCCTCGAGACGCGAAAGTGGCTCGAAACGTTCTTTAACAATATGAAGCAATCATCTGTGTGGGCACTCGTACAGATTGAGTTCTAACAGCCGATTCTAGTTCGCTAGATAAGGCAAACAAATTTAGAGTCTCAATTGTAACTGAGTGACTATATAGTCAATTCGTTTTGATTTTACTTTTTTAAAAGTAAAAACAAACAATCAGAATTCATTGAGCTGAAGCTTAGGCTTCAAAAAAACTTTTAATTGAAGAGTTTGATCATGGCTCAGATTGAACGCTGGCGGCAGGCCTAACACATGCAAGTCGAGCGGTAACATTTCTAGCTTGCTAGAAGATGACGAGCGGCGGACGGGTGAGTAATGCTTGGGAACATGCCTTGAGGTGGGGGACAACCGTTGGAAACGACGGCTAATACCGCATAATCTCTACGGAGCAAAGGGGGCTTTTAGCTCTCGCCTTTAGATTGGCCCAAGTGGGATTAGCTAGTTGGTAAGGTAATGGCTTACCAAGGCGACGATCCCTAGCTGGTTTGAGAGGATGATCAGCCACACTGGAACTGAGACACGGTCCAGACTCCTACGGGAGGCAGCAGTGGGGAATATTGCACAATGGGCGCAAGCCTGATGCAGCCATGCCGCGTGTGTGAAGAAGGCCTTCGGGTTGTAAAGCACTTTCAGTCAGGAGGAAAGGTTAGTAGTTAATACCTGCTAGCTGTGACGTTACTGACAGAAGAAGCACCGGCTAACTCCGTGCCAGCAGCCGCGGTAATACGGAGGGTGCGAGCGTTAATCGGAATTACTGGGCGTAAAGCGTACGCAGGCGGTTTGTTAAGCGAGATGTGAAAGCCCCGGGCTCAACCTGGGAACAGCATTTCGAACTGGCAAGCTAGAGTGTGATAGAGGGTGGTAGAATTTCAGGTGTAGCGGTGAAATGCGTAGAGATCTGAAGGAATACCGATGGCGAAGGCAGCCACCTGGGTCAACACTGACGCTCATGTACGAAAGCGTGGGGAGCAAACAGGATTAGATACCCTGGTAGTCCACGCCGTAAACGATGTCTACTAGGAGCTCGGTCTTTCGGGACTGTTTTCCAAAGCTAACGCATTAAGTAGACCGCCTGGGGAGTACGGCCGCAAGGTTAAAACTCAAATGAATTGACGGGGGCCCGCACAAGCGGTGGAGCATGTGGTTTAATTCGATGCAACGCGAAGAACCTTACCTACACTTGACATCCAGAGAACTTACTAGAGATAGTTTGGTGCCTTCGGGAACTCTGAGACAGGTGCTGCATGGCTGTCGTCAGCTCGTGTTGTGAGATGTTGGGTTAAGTCCCGCAACGAGCGCAACCCCTATCCTTAGTTGCCAGCGATTCGGTCGGGAACTCTAAGGAGACTGCCGGTGATAAACCGGAGGAAGGTGGGGACGACGTCAAGTCATCATGGCCCTTACGTGTAGGGCCACACACGTGCTACAATGGCAGGTACAGAGAGCAGCGAGCTAGCGATAGTGAGCGAATCCCTTAAAGCCTGTCGTAGTCCGGATTGGAGTCTGCAACTCGACTCCATGAAGTCGGAATCGCTAGTAATCGCAGATCAGAATGCTGCGGTGAATACGTTCCCGGGCCTTGTACACACCGCCCGTCACACCATGGGAGTGGGTTGCTCCAGAAGTGGATAGTCTAACCTTAGGGGGGACGTTCACCACGGAGTGATTCATGACTGGGGTGAAGTCGTAACAAGGTAGCCCTAGGGGAACCTGGGGCTGGATCACCTCCTTATACGATTTAGAACTGATTTGTTCGAAGTGTCCACACAGATGATTGTTGATTAGAAATTAGAGAACACAAACATTGTTTGGGTCTGTAGCTCAGCTGGTTAGAGCGCACGCCTGATAAGCGTGAGGTCGGTAGTTCAAGTCTACTCAGACCCACCACTTTGCTTTGATGCGGCGTCTTTTCACGACTCGTTTAGCAAACTAAACGTCGTCGTAAAAATCCTTGCCTAAAAGCAAAGAAAGGTGGAAAGTTCAAAACAATGTTATCCTAGTAATGTGGGGCTATAGCTCAGCTGGGAGAGCGCCTGCCTTGCACGCAGGAGGTCAGCAGTTCGATCCTGCTTAGCTCCACCACTTTACTACTCCTTCTCATAGATAAACACTCTTACTCAGGTTGTAATACTGAGAGTTTTTAACTCTGAGAAGTAATTCTCTTGCTCTTTAAAAATTTGGAAAAGCTGATAATTAAATTCTGATGAATAACGAACGTTATTTATCGAGTTTTCGAAAGAAAATGCCGATTAATTATTTCGATAATTAATTAGCGTCTACTTTAGTATTCAATATTAACTTCTGGCGAAGTTAAATCAGTCTTTGACGTACAACTAGTGATGTAATGCACTATTTTGCGACGTGGATTTGTTATTTAGACAACGCCGTCAAGCAATTTATCGCTGGGAGCATAACGTGTTATGTGACCAAGTAAATTGTGCTGACAAGGCCGTATAAATGACAAAGACCAAGCAAAACCACTTTGGGTTGTATGGTTAAGTGACTAAGCGTACACGGTGGATGCCTTGGCAGTTGGAGGCGATGAAGGACGTACTAACTTGCGATAAGCCTAGTTGAGCCAGTAAGAGGCACTTGAGACTAGGATTTCCGAATGGGGAAACCCGGCCCTTTGGGTCATCAACAACTGAATACATAGGTTGTTGAAGCGAACGCGGAGAACTGAAACATCTAAGTACCCGTAGGAAAAGAAATCAACCGAGATTCCGAAAGTAGCGGCGAGCGAAATCGGATTAGCCCTTAAGCTGTAATGTAGTTAGTGGAACATTCTGGAAAGTATGACGAAACAGGGTGACAGTCCCGTACACGACAACTTATTTACAGTGAAATCGAGTAGGTCGGAGCACGTGAAACTTTGACTGAATATGGGGGGACCATCCTCCAAGGCTAAATACTCCCAACTGACCGATAGTGAACCAGTACCGTGAGGGAAAGGCGAAAAGAACCCCTGTGAGGGGAGTGAAATAGAACCTGAAACCGTGTACGTACAAGCAGTAGGAGCCCATCACTAAGTTACTTTGGTGAACTCCTAAGTAAGCACAATGTTTGAATTAGCGTTAACGTCGACCTAACTTGTTAGCCGACGATCAACCGCCAAAATCAAGCAGAGGTAGCTTAGTGATGGGTGACTGCGTACCTTTTGTATAATGGGTCAGCGACTTATATTCTGTAGCGAGGTTAACCATTTAGGGGAGCCGTAGCGAAAGCGAGTCTTAACTGGGCGCTTAAGTTGCAGGGTATAGACCCGAAACCCGGTGATCTAGCCATGGGCAGGTTGAAGGTTGAGTAACATCAACTGGAGGACCGAACCCACTAACGTTGAAAAGTTAGGGGATGACCTGTGGCTAGGAGTGAAAGGCTAATCAAACCGGGAGATAGCTGGTTCTCCCCGAAATCTATTTAGGTAGAGCCTCGGACGAATACTTACGGGGGTAGAGCACTGTTAAGGCTAGGGGGTCATCCCGACTTACCAACCCTTTGCAAACTCCGAATACCGTAAAGTACTATCCGGGAGACACACGGTGGGTGCTAACGTCCATCGTGGAGAGGGAAACAACCCAGACCGTCAGCTAAGGTCCCAAAGTGTATGTTAAGTGGGAAACGATGTGGGAAGGCTAAAACAGCTAGGAGGTTGGCTTAGAAGCAGCCATCCTTTAAAGAAAGCGTAATAGCTCACTAGTCGAGTCGGCCTGCGCGGAAGATGTAACGGGGCTAAACATACCACCGAAGCTACGGCTGCGAATTTATTCGCGGGGTAGGGGAGCGTTCTGTAAGTGGCTGAAGGTGTGCCGGGAGGCATGCTGGACATATCAGAAGTGCGAATGCTGACATGAGTAACGATAATGGGAGTGAAAAACTCCCACGCCGGAAGACCAAGGGTTCCTATCCCATGTTAATCAGGGTAGGGTGAGTCGACCCCTAAGGCGAGGCTGAAGAGCGTAGTCGATGGGAAACGGGTTAATATTCCCGTACTCAGTATGAATGCGATGGGGGGACGGAGCAGGCTAGGCAAGCATGGCGTTGGTTGTCCATGTGAAAGGCAGTAGGCTGGTGACTTAGGAAAATCCGGGTTGCTAAGGCTGAGAGCCGAGACGAGCCACCACGGTGGTGAAGTTGTTGATGCCCTACTTCCAGGAAAAGCCTCTAAGCTTCAGTTCATACTGAATCGTACCCTAAACCGACACAGGTGGTCAGGTAGAGAATACTAAGGCGCTTGAGAGAACTCGGGTGAAGGAACTAGGCAAAATCGTACCGTAACTTCGGGAGAAGGTACGCTGACATTAGGTGAAGGACCTGCGTCCGGAGCTGAAGTCAGCCGCAGTGACCAGGTGGCTGGGACTGTTTATTAAAAACACAGTACTCTGCAAAATCGTAAGATGACGTATAGGGTATGACACCTGCCCGGTGCCGGAAGGTTAATTGATGGGGTTAGCGTATGCGAAGCTCTTGATCGAAGCCCCGGTAAACGGCGGCCGTAACTATAACGGTCCTAAGGTAGCGAAATTCCTTGTCGGGTAAGTTCCGACCTGCACGAATGGTGTAACCATGGCCACGCTGTCTCCACCCGAGACTCAGTGAAATTGAAATCGCAGTGAAGATGCTGTGTACCCGCGGCTAGACGGAAAGACCCCGTGAACCTTTACTACAGCTTGGCACTGAACATTGACCCTACATGTGTAGGATAGGTGGGAGGCTTTGAAGCATCGTCGCTAGATGGTGTGGAGCCGACCTTGAAATACCACCCTTGTAGTGTTGATGTTCTAACTTAGGTCCCTGAATCGGGATTGAGGACAGTGCCTGGTGGGTAGTTTGACTGGGGCGGTCTCCTCCCAAAGAGTAACGGAGGAGCACGAAGGTTGGCTAAGTACGGTCGGACATCGTACGGTTAGTGTAATGGTAGAAGCCAGCTTAACTGCGAGACAGACACGTCGAGCAGGTACGAAAGTAGGTCATAGTGATCCGGTGGTTCTGAATGGAAGGGCCATCGCTCAACGGATAAAAGGTACTCCGGGGATAACAGGCTGATACCGCCCAAGAGTTCATATCGACGGCGGTGTTTGGCACCTCGATGTCGGCTCATCACATCCTGGGGCTGAAGTCGGTCCCAAGGGTATGGCTGTTCGCCATTTAAAGTGGTACGCGAGCTGGGTTTAGAACGTCGTGAGACAGTTCGGTCCCTATCTGCCGTGGGCGTTTGAGAATTGAGAGGGGCTGCTCCTAGTACGAGAGGACCGGAGTGGACGAACCGCTGGTGTTCGGGTTGTTATGCCAATAGCATTGCCCGGTAGCTACGTTCGGAACTGATAAGCGCTGAAAGCATCTAAGCGCG from Pseudoalteromonas sp. UG3-2 encodes the following:
- the recQ gene encoding DNA helicase RecQ, with amino-acid sequence MAAMETLLDAPTKDPKTVLKDVFGYSTFRDGQLEIIQSSLAGQDTLVLLPTGGGKSLCYQVPALLFEGVTVVISPLISLMQDQVAQLKAQGVAAEYINNSVAWEQQRATYEGLQQGTVKLLYVAPEKALQRDFIERLSSCNVALFAIDEAHCVSHWGHDFRPHYFRLKELRQYFPAVPLMALTATADLATRRDIVQQLDMRAPFIHTGSFDRPNIRYTIEEKFKPLSQLFRYLKEQKGQSGIIYCGSRKRVDDIAERLIESGYNAAGYHAGLDNEQRQFVQNRFARDDIQIVVATVAFGMGINKPNVRFVVHYDIPKSIEAYYQETGRAGRDGLAAEAVMYFDPADIGRVKRFFEDIPDEQRRRVEEQRFQAMSSFAEAQTCRRQILLNYFSEYQREACGNCDICLNPPKQFDGTVVAQQALSCIYRAEQRFGLGYIVDLLRGANTARIREHNHHDLSTYGIGREHSNEFWLSILRQLIHHGLVNQDITQGATLRLTEAARAVLRGEYTLHLAEPRLAAKHVYQDKLAQFNYDKKLFAKLRALRKQLADDDDVPPYVVFNDRTLAEMAQKTPTSDSEFLQVSGVGFTKLSKYGAPFMQLIRNYLERD
- the rarD gene encoding EamA family transporter RarD, with translation MSVIDEQNKGHLLAILAFLMWGLAPIYFKQLIHVDAIEILVHRVIWSVLFIMLIVLAKKQWPKIVAIVRQPKLLAMLTLTACLLGFNWGLFIWSVNNGFMLDASLGYYINPLLNVLLGMLFLSERLRRAQKFAVVLAIVGVVLQLISFGSFPVIAFSLAGSFAIYGLLRKTLAVESLPGLLIEALILSPIALMYWWWVEPSATSNLYANNWYTNALLISAGIVTTLPLLCFTAAAKRIPYTTLGFFQYIGPSLMFILAVVLYGEAFDTERAVTFAFIWSALAMFSLDSYRDRRKRLANKTVSS
- a CDS encoding GGDEF domain-containing response regulator; translation: MTRKILIIEDTPTIARVQKHIATSAGYHADIAESRAQAEALIKQNQYFCAVVDFILPDAPRGEAIPCTIKANIPTIVMTGNLESQTRKTVEQYPIIDYITKENKQAYHYLRRQLERLPRNENVKILIVDDSATARQYISTLVKRHKYQVFEATDGIEALEVLKAHTDISVIITDSEMPNMRGEELCSEIRRLYTDDDKAIIGVSGVDTDHLSTRFLKNGANDYLRKPFNAEEFYCRLSQNVDMLEHIQTIRKQANTDYLTELPNRRYFFATVRKALHQRAKQQQSSAIAMLDIDHFKLVNDNYGHDYGDAVLEAFSRAFKQYFQQDLMARLGGEEFAVFFATEDKDACLERLEAFRAYIADNSASFTDKDITFTISIGFSDEVSSDIDRLVKQADINLYQAKELGRNRLIG
- the maoP gene encoding DUF413 domain-containing protein, which gives rise to MDHNLATLKHAFTSPKAFYDDANFPRGFGRSGHFTLQEAEILEQCGVTLRSLYSKAQEPQNSFQLQFVQVMDGASVPTNAVEKAWAKYLKLTTCKTKFHTLFGRSKVQNDTSVAVSVDIDDDL
- a CDS encoding LysR family transcriptional regulator — protein: MDIDLLKTFVEVVRTRHFGRAAENLYITQSAVSFRIRQLEQSLGVNLFIRQRNNIQLTAPGERLLPHAKMILTGMQRAKVDVALANNMHKQVSLSGTANIWDAFLQFGINHIVSAMPGVSLVAEIKAQQESTRLLLERTLDVAVLFDPPKVDELVVKPIRNLAIIPVSTFDKVSKAEFFDNQYVYVDWGTAYSLWHAKQYSGSNPPYFRTSTGRIALDLILQCGGSAFVPEVLAQDAIAKGHLFLVEEVEQNAREVFVAYHKDNEQIEHIETIVSLLTEVK
- a CDS encoding porin, translated to MKLTKTALALSLLGAFAFQANAEVDVYGKANVSVQSSDDGAGSFTEIKSNASRLGFKGSEKLDSGLEVIYKLEFQVDVSDADSKGDKDNITARNQYVGIKGNFGQVVVGRNDTALKQSQGKIDQFGDLEGDIKVLFKGENRLGNSISYQSNSLNGFRILGSYIAEDKEEGENGLSTALTYGDGKLKNSSIYAAIAVDSEVKGYDAVRMSVQGKLADFKLGAMYQTQEKVDGTAEADGYMLNAAYKLGSSTLKAQYQVIDFDSGDKVDGISLGVDYKLAKNAKVYGFYSTFDADNQVEKDYLGVGVEYKF